One region of Strigops habroptila isolate Jane chromosome 11, bStrHab1.2.pri, whole genome shotgun sequence genomic DNA includes:
- the ALDH2 gene encoding aldehyde dehydrogenase, mitochondrial: MGTEPSPAVPDEARRTPPFRAQLGGPCGAGRSRWNGAVPEERAPPPVQRAAQRSMLRAAVCVSRLCRGPAALRAPFSAAAAASPIPAPNPRPDIACNKIFINNEWHDAVSKKTFPSINPATGEVICQVAEGDKADVDKAVKAAKAAFQLGSPWRRMDASHRGKLLNRLADLIERDRAYLAALETLDNGKPYSISYLVDLDMVVKCLRYFAGWSDKFHGKTIPLDGDFFCYTRHEPVGVCGQIIPWNFPLLMQAWKLGPALATGNVVVMKVAEQTPLSALYVASLIKEAGFPPGVVNIIPGYGPTAGAAISTHMDIDKVAFTGSTEVGHLIQKAAAESNLKRVTLELGGKSPNIIMSDADMDWAVDQAHFALFFNQGQCCCAGSRTYVQEDIYQEFVERSVEKAKNRVVGNPFDFKTEQGPQVDEEQFKKILGYINTGKREGAKLLCGGNPAADRGYFIQPTVFGDVQDNMTIAREEIFGPVMQILKFKTIEEVIERANDSKYGLAAAVFTKDLDKANYVSHGLRAGTVWVNCYDVFGAQAPFGGYKASGNGRELGEYGLEAYVEVKNVTIKIPQKNS, translated from the exons ATGGGGACGGAACCCAGCCCGGCCGTGCCGGATGAAGCCCGGAGGACCCCGCCGTTCCGAGCCCAGCTGGGCGGTCCCTGTGGAGCGGGGCGGTCCCGGTGGAACGGGGCGGTCCCGGAGGagcgggccccgccgccggtgCAGCGGGCAGCGCAGCGCAGCATGTTGCGGGCAGCGGTGTGTGTGTCCCGGCTCTGCCGCGGCCCGGCCGCGCTCCGTGCGCCCTTctcggccgccgccgccgcttccccCATCCCGGCGCCCAACCCGCGCCCCGACATCGCCTGTAACAAG ATTTTCATCAATAACGAGTGGCATGATGCAGTCAGTAAGAAAACCTTCCCTTCGATCAACCCAGCAACCGGAGAAGTCATCTGCCAGGTTGCAGAGGGCGATAAG GCAGATGTGGACAAGGCCGTTAAGGCAGCcaaggcagctttccagctgggcTCGCCCTGGAGGAGGATGGATGCTTCTCACCGGGGGAAGCTGCTGAACCGTCTCGCTGACCTGATCGAGAGGGACCGGGCGTACCTGGCG GCGCTGGAAACTCTGGATAATGGCAAGCCGTACTCCATCTCCTACCTGGTGGATTTGGACATGGTAGTCAAATGTCTCAG ATACTTTGCAGGCTGGTCAGATAAATTCCACGGCAAAACCATCCCCTTAGATGGAGACTTCTTCTGTTACACAAGACACGAGCCAGTGGGAGTTTGTGGACAGATAATCCCG TGGAACTTCCCGCTGTTGATGCAAGCATGGAAACTTGGGCCTGCCCTGGCCACTGGGAACGTGGTGGTGATGAAGGTGGCGGAGCAAACCCCCCTGAGTGCTCTCTACGTGGCCAGTCTGATCAAAGAG GCTGGATTCCCACCAGGCGTGGTGAACATCATCCCTGGCTACGGGCCCACGGCAGGGGCTGCCATCTCCACCCACATGGATATAGATAAAGTGGCCTTCACCGGCTCCACGGAG GTTGGGCACCTGATCCAGAAGGCTGCCGCAGAGAGTAACCTAAAGAGGGTGACACTGGAGCTCGGAGGAAAGAGTCCAAACATAATCATGTCTGACGCAGACA TGGACTGGGCTGTGGATCAAGCCCACTTCGCCCTCTTCTTCAACCAAGGGCAATGCTGCTGTGCCGGATCCCGGACGTATGTCCAGGAAGATATTTATCAGGAGTTTGTGGAGAGGAGTGTTGAGAAGGCCAAGAACAGGGTGGTTGGAAACCCCTTTGACTTTAAAACTGAACAGGGGCCTCAG GTAGATGAAGAGCAGTTTAAGAAGATCCTCGGGTACATTAATACTGGGAAGCGGGAAGGAGCCAAACTGCTGTGTGGTGGCAACCCCGCTGCAGACAGAGGCTATTTCATCCAGCCAACTGTCTTTGGTGATGTGCAGGACAACATGACGATTGCCAGAGAGGAG ATATTTGGGCCGGTCATGCAGATTCTGAAATTCAAAACCATTGAGGAAGTCATTGAGAGAGCAAATGACTCCAAGTACGGCCTAGCAGCAGCAGTCTTTACAAAGGATCTTGACAAAGCAAACTATGTGTCACACGGCCTGCGAGCTGGAACAGTTTG GGTGAACTGCTATGATGTGTTTGGTGCCCAAGCCCCGTTTGGTGGCTACAAAGCTTCTGGTAACGGGCGAGAGCTGGGAGAATACGGCCTGGAGGCATACGTAGAGGTGAAAAAC gtGACAATCAAAATTCCACAGAAAAACTCCTAA